Sequence from the Panulirus ornatus isolate Po-2019 chromosome 5, ASM3632096v1, whole genome shotgun sequence genome:
attcatgtgtgaaactgcagaagctggtgactgagtttggtaaagtgtgtggaagaagaaagttaagagtaaatgtgaataagagcaaggttattaggtacagtagggttgagggtcaagtcaattgggaggtgagtttgaatggagaaaaactggaggaagtgaagtgttttagatatctgggagtggatctggcagtggatggaaccttggaagcggaagtggatcatagggtgggggagggggcgaaaattctgggggccttgaagaatgtgtggaagtcgagaacattatctcggaaaaaaaaatgggtatgtttgaaggaatagtggttccaacattgttgtatggttgcgaggcgtgggctatggatagagttgtgcgcaggaggatggatgtgctggaaatgagatgtttgaggacaatgtgtggtgtgaggtggtttgatcgagtgagtaacgtaagggtaagagagatgtgtggaaataaaaagagcgtggttgagagagcagaagagggtgttttgaagtggtttgggcacatggagaggatgagtgaggaaagattgaccaagaggatatatgtgtcggaggtggagggaacaaggagaagagggagaccaaattggaggtggaaagatggagtgaaaaagattttgtgtgatcggggcctgaacatgcaggagggtgaaaggagggcaaggaatagagtgaattggagcgatgtggtataccggggctgacgtgctgtcagtggattgaatcaaggcatgttcatccatggaaagctgtgtaggtatgtatatttgcgtgtgtggacgtatgtatatacatgtgtatgggggggaagaTGTGAGGCGCATAGTATCCCAAGCTGACTATGTTCCTCGAGATCGTCGGGAGCTTTGTGGCAGACTTTTCCACACAGTCTACATGGCTACTGAGAACTCGTCAACAGAGACCAAATCTCGAGCAAAACTTCTTTCCCAGCAGATTGGAAGCTACCACATACCAATAGCAATTGACAGTATGGTATCAACAGCACTAGGCATCTTCAGTGCTGCCACAGGTTTCATCCCAAAGTTTAGAGTGCATGGAGGAACAGTTAGAGAAAACCTTGCCTTGCAGAACGTGCAAGCAAGACTTCGTATGGTGCTTGCCTATCTCTTTGCTCAGTTGATGCTCTGGGTTCGTGGAAGACAGGGTGGACTCTTGGTTTTAGGATCTGCAAATGTAGATGAGGCACTAAGGGGATACATGACTAAATATGACTGTAGTTCTGCTGATAATAATCCCATCGGTGGATTTTCCAAGGCTGACCTCAAGAGATTTCTGCTTCTAGCCAAAGACAGACTTAATGTTCCTGTACTAGGCGATATTCTAGGAGCGCCACCTACTGCAGAACTTGAACCACTTGAGGAGGGCTCACTTGTACAAACAGATGAAGCAGACATGGGCATGTCGTATGATGAACTGTCCACATATGGAAAGCTTCAAAAAGTTGAATGTTGTGGTCCATACTCCATGTTTGGCAAGCTAGTTCATCTTTGGTCTGATCAATGTGCACCTAAAGAGGTTGCAGAGAAAGTTAAGCTGTTCTTCCGTTGTTACAGTATTAACCGCCACAAGATGACTGTTTTGACTCCAGCATACCATGCTGAGACATATTCACCTGATGATCATTGCTTTGACCACCGACAGTTCCTGTACAACTACCGCTGGGTGTGGCAGTTTAAAGCTATAGATAAAGCAGTGGAAAAGTTAGATTGTGGAAGGGATGGAGATCAAGTTGAACGAAGTGGGTCTACATGTTCCAATAAAGGCAGTCGGTCGTCTTCCTTCACACGGCCTTCAGCGCGGTCatccaacaactcactcactggatttactggtagtgagtctcatcgtcgaggagtagaagtagcacctggacctgtcattcaagatgcacacagtgaacaagactgcacaaatgaaagtaaacatattgcattgaacatgatagtgccacactaccaagatcagaaaatggaaagtagtaaaagttcatcctctcatcttggacctgctagtgaggaagaccgaaaacgccgtggatctacatcaatctttgttaatgctcttggacacagtactcagaaagcaagtcgttgtggggattcagcttcttctaccattcagtaccttaataacaacatacaaatgtaaagagttttttagtagataataacattttagattttttttttcatatgtaattgctttttccaactttgtataggaaacatcaggaacgtgataatactggcctcacttacacatgtccactctccagctgtcaagtatgatttactgaaaccagcacttaccatccacaaccaggtcttttagattgcttcatatgctctggatcagtccattaccatcttgttgatcctatatttcacatgaatccagttcattctatcct
This genomic interval carries:
- the LOC139748601 gene encoding glutamine-dependent NAD(+) synthetase-like; this translates as MESCVGMYICVCGRMYIHVYGGEDVRRIVSQADYVPRDRRELCGRLFHTVYMATENSSTETKSRAKLLSQQIGSYHIPIAIDSMVSTALGIFSAATGFIPKFRVHGGTVRENLALQNVQARLRMVLAYLFAQLMLWVRGRQGGLLVLGSANVDEALRGYMTKYDCSSADNNPIGGFSKADLKRFLLLAKDRLNVPVLGDILGAPPTAELEPLEEGSLVQTDEADMGMSYDELSTYGKLQKVECCGPYSMFGKLVHLWSDQCAPKEVAEKVKLFFRCYSINRHKMTVLTPAYHAETYSPDDHCFDHRQFLYNYRWVWQFKAIDKAVEKLDCGRDGDQVERSGSTCSNKGSRSSSFTRPSARSSNNSLTGFTGSESHRRGVEVAPGPVIQDAHSEQDCTNESKHIALNMIVPHYQDQKMESSKSSSSHLGPASEEDRKRRGSTSIFVNALGHSTQKASRCGDSASSTIQYLNNNIQM